A window of Umboniibacter marinipuniceus contains these coding sequences:
- a CDS encoding glycoside hydrolase family 2 TIM barrel-domain containing protein: MIRLFSAAVLLTTALLTACDSGQTPPHWNNLDVIQENTLAPRAYFRSYPNAELAIADDLTHNPYHLSLNGAWQFNFSATPPATPGDNQFHQPSFDANAWGSIPVPSNWERHGFGYPIYVNIPYPFEANQPHVPTQDNPVGQYRRVVTLSDEQLSQQATLTVGAVSSAFYLWVNGNYVGYSEGSKTPVEFSIEEFLVSGDNLIAMEVYRWSNGSYLEDQDFWSLSGIQRDVSIRFSPQVEIIDYHALAGLVNNYQDGQLALTVMVQNHSAQSVSHQLTMTLSRQQQRIAEAKTVLLEPGLNEVNFFASVPEVAAWSAEIPNRYRLTLQSVDSQQQEIQALAPYIGFRDVRIDGNVFKINGEAVKLKGTNLHEHHAISGHVIDEATMIRDIQLMKAANLNAVRTSHYPFPERFYELCDEFGLYVVDEANIESHGYGYDHDKTLGNKPEWMAQHLNRTQRMYERDKNFPSIVMWSLGNEAGDGVNLGATYHWLKAADSSRPVQYETEGDISEVGERHSDFHSSMYWRYWDLAAHAETHQDRPFVLIEYAHSMGNSTGNLQAYWDVINQHDALAGGFIWDWVDQGLAEWDKDGTEYYTYGGDYGPEDVPSSGNFVMNGVLFSNREPQPAYWEVKHVYQSVGFEALDLNNGVFQLKNHYNFLNLAGYELRWAQRAEGAIIAQGSITLTDLAASDTQLVTLPITAPQDAREHTVTLSIHLSAAQPLLNKGHELAAEQWVQYNAHPSEPYSPPQQASPKLTFSALNTGEWQVDAADHRYLFDSTGLLAQISVAGEAQLLAPFTPDFWRAPTDNDFGNYLTNWGKDWAYASEHRLLKDFAIQQLDDQRVEVTAVYEFQSESGDLLGSWKANFSIYANGELHLSNQFERVPGTARLPRVGLQTTLVDGFEQSQWYGRGPHENYKDRNHSAFLNSYQQPIAAHYVPYARPQENGYKTDTRSLTLSGEHALKVWSDNSFSFGVHHNTRSDFTPPVKVAVTVQDGPEAQRNEERRNTHLNDIKPLPLTTLNLDFGQMGVGGDNSWGGHTLSQYNLNGDRFEYTLWLRFGELPPGAQ; this comes from the coding sequence ATGATTCGACTTTTCTCTGCCGCTGTGTTGTTGACCACCGCCCTTCTAACCGCCTGCGATTCGGGTCAGACACCGCCGCATTGGAATAATCTTGATGTCATTCAAGAGAATACCCTAGCACCGCGAGCTTATTTCCGCAGTTATCCCAATGCTGAACTCGCGATAGCAGATGACCTCACTCACAATCCTTATCATTTGAGCTTAAATGGTGCCTGGCAGTTTAATTTCTCGGCAACGCCTCCCGCTACACCCGGCGACAACCAATTCCATCAGCCAAGCTTTGATGCAAATGCCTGGGGTTCAATCCCGGTTCCGTCAAACTGGGAGCGACACGGATTCGGTTACCCTATTTACGTGAACATCCCCTACCCCTTTGAAGCGAATCAACCGCACGTACCAACGCAAGATAACCCCGTGGGACAATATCGCCGTGTGGTGACACTGTCCGATGAACAACTTTCTCAACAGGCCACCTTGACCGTTGGCGCTGTAAGTTCGGCCTTCTATTTATGGGTAAACGGCAATTACGTTGGCTACAGTGAAGGTAGCAAGACGCCCGTTGAATTTAGCATTGAGGAATTCCTAGTTAGCGGCGACAACCTCATTGCCATGGAAGTCTATCGCTGGAGCAACGGCAGCTATCTTGAAGATCAAGACTTTTGGTCGCTCTCCGGTATTCAGCGAGATGTCAGTATTCGCTTCAGCCCTCAGGTAGAAATCATTGACTACCACGCCTTAGCTGGGCTGGTGAATAACTACCAGGATGGTCAGCTTGCGTTGACCGTTATGGTTCAAAATCACTCAGCACAATCGGTATCTCATCAGCTAACGATGACCCTGAGCCGACAACAGCAACGTATTGCCGAAGCTAAAACGGTTCTCTTAGAACCTGGTCTCAACGAAGTGAATTTTTTCGCCAGCGTGCCAGAAGTCGCCGCCTGGTCAGCCGAGATTCCGAACCGCTATCGGCTAACACTTCAATCAGTGGATTCCCAACAGCAAGAGATTCAAGCCCTTGCTCCGTACATTGGTTTTCGCGACGTTCGCATTGACGGTAACGTATTCAAAATTAATGGTGAAGCCGTTAAATTGAAAGGGACCAATCTCCATGAACATCATGCGATTAGCGGCCACGTGATTGATGAAGCCACTATGATTCGTGATATTCAGTTAATGAAAGCGGCAAACCTCAATGCTGTGAGAACCTCACACTACCCTTTCCCTGAGCGCTTCTACGAATTATGCGACGAATTCGGTCTGTACGTGGTGGACGAGGCAAATATCGAAAGTCATGGCTATGGCTACGACCATGATAAGACATTAGGCAATAAGCCCGAGTGGATGGCTCAGCATTTGAACCGCACTCAACGAATGTATGAGCGCGATAAGAACTTCCCGTCAATCGTCATGTGGAGTTTGGGGAATGAAGCAGGAGACGGGGTAAATTTGGGCGCTACCTATCACTGGCTAAAAGCCGCTGATAGCTCCCGTCCAGTTCAATATGAAACCGAAGGGGATATTAGTGAGGTAGGAGAACGTCATTCCGATTTTCACTCAAGTATGTATTGGCGTTATTGGGATTTAGCCGCTCACGCAGAAACCCATCAAGATCGACCCTTTGTTTTGATTGAATACGCGCATTCCATGGGCAATTCTACGGGTAACCTTCAAGCTTACTGGGACGTGATTAATCAGCACGACGCGCTGGCTGGCGGTTTCATTTGGGACTGGGTTGATCAAGGTTTGGCAGAGTGGGATAAGGACGGCACCGAATATTACACCTATGGTGGTGATTACGGGCCAGAGGACGTTCCCTCTAGTGGCAACTTTGTTATGAATGGCGTGCTGTTTTCAAACCGCGAGCCACAACCGGCCTACTGGGAAGTAAAACACGTTTATCAGTCCGTGGGCTTTGAGGCGCTGGATCTAAATAATGGCGTTTTTCAACTCAAGAACCACTACAACTTCCTCAATTTGGCTGGTTATGAGCTGCGCTGGGCTCAGCGAGCCGAGGGTGCTATCATTGCACAGGGCAGCATTACGCTGACAGACCTAGCCGCCTCGGATACGCAACTCGTCACGCTTCCAATCACTGCACCTCAAGACGCCCGCGAGCACACAGTGACTCTGAGTATCCATCTCTCGGCGGCACAGCCATTACTGAATAAAGGGCACGAACTAGCGGCCGAACAGTGGGTTCAATACAATGCGCATCCGTCTGAGCCCTACTCGCCACCGCAGCAGGCTTCACCGAAGCTGACTTTTAGCGCCCTGAACACCGGGGAATGGCAGGTAGACGCAGCAGATCATCGCTATCTCTTCGATAGCACTGGCCTGCTTGCACAGATTAGCGTGGCAGGCGAAGCTCAACTACTAGCGCCATTCACGCCGGACTTTTGGCGCGCCCCAACCGACAATGACTTTGGCAACTACCTCACCAACTGGGGCAAGGATTGGGCCTACGCGAGTGAACATCGTTTACTCAAGGATTTCGCCATTCAGCAGTTGGACGATCAACGCGTGGAAGTGACAGCCGTGTATGAGTTTCAAAGCGAATCTGGCGACTTACTGGGTAGCTGGAAAGCAAATTTTAGCATCTATGCGAATGGCGAACTGCATCTTAGTAATCAGTTTGAGCGTGTTCCCGGCACCGCTAGATTGCCACGTGTTGGTCTGCAGACAACACTTGTAGACGGTTTTGAGCAGTCCCAATGGTATGGACGTGGCCCTCACGAGAACTATAAAGACCGAAACCACTCTGCCTTCCTCAATAGTTATCAGCAGCCCATCGCTGCGCACTATGTACCCTATGCGCGCCCGCAGGAAAATGGCTACAAAACAGATACTCGCTCGCTCACCTTAAGCGGCGAACATGCGCTTAAGGTGTGGTCCGACAATAGCTTTAGTTTCGGCGTTCACCACAATACCCGTAGCGATTTCACACCGCCTGTCAAGGTTGCGGTCACGGTCCAAGATGGGCCAGAAGCGCAGCGCAATGAGGAGCGTCGTAACACACACCTCAACGATATCAAACCGCTCCCGCTTACTACTCTGAACCTAGACTTCGGCCAGATGGGCGTGGGCGGAGACAATTCTTGGGGCGGTCATACCTTATCGCAATACAACCTTAACGGTGACCGCTTCGAGTATACGCTGTGGCTCCGTTTTGGTGAGCTACCACCGGGAGCGCAATAA
- a CDS encoding sodium/sugar symporter — protein sequence MQLQTLDLWVAAIYAIALIGIATYVSREKAGHEKDTSDYFLAGRGLPWWAIGASLIAANISAEQIIGMSGSAYVMGMAIASYEWMAAITLIIVGKYFLPIFLKHEIYTMPQFLEQRYNHAVRTVMAVFWLGVYIFVNLTSILWLGALAINSVTGLDLNHALVVLALFTAAYSLYGGLKAVALTDIIQVVLLVAGGLFLAYLSLDAIAINAGGTGAIQGFGIMLNELPGKFDMILDPSNPSYISLPGISVLVGGMWIMNLSYWGFNQYIIQRALAAKDVREAQKGIVFAAFLKLLMPIIVVLPGIAAVMLLPDLDAPDKAYPELMKLLPVGIKGVVFAALIAAIVSSLASMVNSISTIFTMDMYTQFSKKTHTQKQLVTVGRTVGMAALILAVIIARPLLGNFDQAFQYIQEFTGFFTPGIVAIFFMGMFWKKASAAGALTATVGSAALSLLLKIFWETLPFMDRVGVVFIACMVLGVIFSLLFPNKKAALDNTGISFATDKSFNVAAVAVSLILIALYAAWW from the coding sequence ATGCAACTGCAAACCCTAGACCTTTGGGTCGCCGCCATTTATGCCATTGCGTTAATTGGCATTGCTACCTATGTATCTCGTGAAAAAGCGGGCCATGAAAAAGATACCAGTGACTACTTTTTAGCAGGCCGTGGTCTGCCCTGGTGGGCCATTGGTGCCTCTCTGATTGCTGCCAATATCTCTGCTGAGCAAATCATCGGCATGTCCGGCTCCGCTTACGTGATGGGCATGGCTATTGCCTCCTACGAATGGATGGCAGCAATCACCTTGATCATTGTGGGGAAATACTTCCTGCCGATCTTTTTGAAGCACGAAATCTATACCATGCCGCAGTTCTTAGAGCAGCGTTATAACCACGCAGTACGTACCGTCATGGCGGTATTCTGGCTGGGCGTTTACATCTTCGTGAACCTGACCTCCATCCTATGGTTAGGGGCATTAGCTATTAATAGCGTGACCGGCTTGGATCTCAATCACGCTTTGGTGGTACTGGCACTCTTCACCGCTGCTTACTCGCTCTATGGAGGCCTTAAGGCGGTGGCGCTCACAGACATCATTCAAGTGGTACTGTTGGTGGCTGGCGGACTGTTCCTTGCCTATTTGAGCTTGGATGCCATTGCCATTAACGCCGGAGGAACCGGCGCGATTCAAGGTTTTGGTATCATGCTGAATGAGCTGCCTGGCAAGTTCGATATGATTCTTGACCCTTCCAATCCCTCATATATTTCGCTTCCAGGCATCTCGGTGCTCGTGGGTGGTATGTGGATCATGAACCTCAGCTACTGGGGCTTCAATCAGTACATCATTCAACGAGCCTTAGCAGCCAAGGATGTGCGCGAAGCTCAAAAGGGCATTGTCTTTGCGGCCTTCCTCAAGTTGCTTATGCCAATTATTGTAGTGCTCCCCGGTATTGCCGCGGTGATGTTACTCCCGGATTTGGATGCGCCGGATAAAGCCTATCCAGAACTGATGAAGTTACTGCCTGTTGGTATTAAGGGAGTGGTTTTCGCCGCACTGATTGCCGCCATTGTGAGCTCCCTCGCTTCAATGGTGAACAGCATATCCACCATCTTCACAATGGATATGTATACACAGTTCAGTAAGAAGACACATACTCAGAAACAGTTAGTTACCGTAGGTCGTACCGTTGGTATGGCCGCGTTAATCCTTGCTGTCATTATTGCTCGCCCATTACTGGGTAACTTTGACCAAGCCTTCCAGTACATTCAGGAGTTCACAGGCTTCTTCACACCAGGAATTGTGGCTATCTTCTTCATGGGCATGTTCTGGAAGAAAGCGAGCGCGGCGGGCGCCTTAACGGCAACCGTGGGCTCGGCGGCCCTTAGCCTGCTACTGAAAATCTTCTGGGAAACGCTACCATTCATGGATCGTGTAGGCGTGGTGTTTATCGCCTGTATGGTATTAGGCGTGATCTTCTCGCTGCTGTTCCCCAATAAGAAAGCAGCGCTGGATAACACTGGCATCAGTTTCGCCACGGATAAGAGTTTCAATGTTGCCGCCGTGGCGGTCAGCCTTATCCTCATAGCGCTCTATGCGGCATGGTGGTAA
- a CDS encoding transposase, whose translation MPRTARLVSPEVPLHIVHRGLNQRQLFYGLHDYLRYIRLLVSNAQAYHCDIHAYCLMPNHIHLLITPHSQRAPALLMKTCAQQYARYINTAFDRSGPLWDSRYTSCLVDNDSYVLACYRYIEDNPVRAGMVTTPASYPWSSYLANAEQDHCPWITPHPSFLELCNTKQTRCAVYRNSFQTPCQQVQAAIRKATRNNFAFGETSFLERHLAADNRRRSNAHRKISNTT comes from the coding sequence ATGCCACGCACAGCACGCTTAGTATCACCTGAAGTGCCACTTCACATTGTCCACCGCGGCTTAAACCAACGGCAGTTATTCTATGGACTTCACGACTATCTCCGCTACATCAGGCTGTTGGTAAGCAATGCCCAGGCGTACCATTGTGACATCCACGCCTATTGCCTGATGCCCAATCATATTCACCTGCTTATCACCCCCCACTCTCAGCGTGCACCCGCACTGCTCATGAAGACCTGCGCTCAACAGTATGCGCGGTATATTAATACGGCGTTTGATAGAAGTGGGCCGCTGTGGGATAGCCGCTACACATCCTGCCTGGTGGACAACGATAGCTATGTGCTGGCTTGCTATCGCTACATTGAAGACAACCCAGTTCGCGCTGGCATGGTAACAACACCGGCAAGCTATCCCTGGTCTAGCTACTTAGCCAATGCCGAACAGGATCACTGCCCTTGGATAACGCCGCATCCCAGCTTTCTTGAACTGTGTAACACCAAACAAACTCGCTGCGCGGTGTATCGAAATTCATTTCAAACGCCCTGCCAGCAAGTACAAGCGGCTATTCGCAAAGCTACTCGGAACAACTTTGCGTTCGGCGAAACAAGCTTTTTAGAACGGCATCTAGCTGCCGACAATCGCCGACGAAGCAACGCTCACCGCAAGATATCAAACACTACCTAA